A window from Macaca nemestrina isolate mMacNem1 chromosome 8, mMacNem.hap1, whole genome shotgun sequence encodes these proteins:
- the LOC105488418 gene encoding jerky protein homolog isoform X3, whose amino-acid sequence MASKPAAGKSGGEKRKRVVLTLKEKIDICTRLEKGESRKALMQEYNVGMSTLYDIRAHKAQLLRFFASSDSNKALEQRRTLHTPKLEHLDRVLYEWFLGKRSEGVPVSGPMLIEKAKDFYEQMQLTEPCVFSGGWLWRFKARHGIKKLDASSEKQAADHQAAEQFCGFFRSLAAEHGLSPEQVYNADETGLFWRCLPNPTPEGGAVPGLKQSKDRLTVLMCANATGSHRLKPLAVGKCSSPRAFKGIQHLPVAYKAQGSAWVDKEIFSDWFHHIFVPSVREHFRTIGLPEDSKAVLLLDSSRAHPQEAELVSSNVFTIFLPASVASLVQPMEQGIWRDFMRNFISPPTPLQGPHARYNVNDAIFSMACAWNAIPSHVFRRAWRKLWPSVVFAEGSSSEEEVEAEHFQAKPHNTSFAHILELVKEGSSCPSQLRQRQAAGWGVAGREAEGGQPPAAMLPAEVVWGSEKTPKADQDGGGDPGEGEEAAWEQAAVAFDAVLRFAERQPCFSAQEVGQLRALRAVFRSQQQDGGVQSSA is encoded by the exons ATGGCCTCCAAGCCGGCTGCCGGGAAGAGCGGAGGGGAGAAGCGGAAGAGGGTGGTGCTGACGCTGAAGGAGAAGATTGACATCTGTACGCGCCTGGAGAAGGGCGAGAGCCGGAAGGCACTGATGCAGGAGTACAACGTGGGCATGTCCACCCTCTACGACATCAGGGCCCACAAGGCACAGCTGCTTCGGTTCTTCGCCAGCTCGGACTCCAACAAGGCACTGGAGCAGCGGCGCACGCTGCACACGCCCAAGCTGGAGCACCTGGACCGCGTCCTGTACGAGTGGTTCCTGGGGAAGCGTTCCGAGGGCGTCCCTGTGTCAGGCCCCATGCTCATCGAGAAGGCCAAGGACTTCTACGAGCAGATGCAGCTCACTGAGCCCTGTGTGTTCTCTGGAGGGTGGCTTTGGCGCTTTAAGGCCAGACACGGCATTAAAAAGCTAGATGCATCCAGTGAGAAGCAGGCAGCCGACCACCAGGCCGCGGAGCAGTTCTGTGGGTTTTTCAGGAGCTTGGCTGCCGAGCACGGGCTGTCCCCCGAGCAGGTTTACAACGCTGATGAGACCGGCCTTTTCTGGCGGTGCCTGCCAAATCCCACTCCAGAAGGCGGggccgtgcctggcctcaagcagagCAAGGACCGGCTGACCGTGCTGATGTGTGCCAACGCCACAGGCTCCCACAGGCTCAAGCCCTTGGCCGTCGGGAAATGCAGCAGCCCCAGGGCTTTCAAAGGCATCCAGCACCTGCCTGTCGCCTATAAGGCCCAGGGGAGCGCCTGGGTGGACAAGGAGATTTTTTCCGATTGGTTCCATCATATCTTTGTGCCCTCGGTGAGAGAGCACTTCAGAACCATAGGTTTGCCGGAAGACAGCAAGGCCGTTCTCTTGCTGGACAGCTCCCGGGCTCACCCGCAGGAGGCCGAGCTGGTGTCCAGTAACGTTTTCACCATCTTCCTGCCTGCCAGCGTGGCCTCATtggtgcagcccatggagcagggCATTTGGAGAGACTTCATGAGGAACTTCATTAGCCCTCCGACCCCCCTCCAGGGCCCTCACGCCCGCTACAATGTGAATGATGCCATATTCAGCATGGCCTGTGCCTGGAACGCAATTCCCAGTCACGTCTTCAGGCGGGCCTGGAGGAAGCTGTGGCCATCAGTTGTGTTTGCTGAAGGCTCCTCTtctgaggaggaggtggaggcagagcaCTTCCAAGCGAAGCCCCACAACACATCCTTTGCGCACATCCTGGAGCTTGTGAAGGAAGGCTCCTCCTGCCCGAGCCAGCTTCGCCAGCGCCAGGCCGCCGGCTGGGGTGTAGCAGGAAGGGAGGCAGAAGGGGGACAACCCCCTGCTGCCATGTTGCCAGCAGAGGTTGTGTGGGGTTCAGAAAAGACTCCGAAAGCTGACCAAGACGGTGGAGGAGATCCTGGTGAGGGTGAGGAGGCGGCTTGGGAGCAGGCAGCTGTGGCCTTCGATGCGGTCCTGCGCTTTGCGGAGCGGCAGCCGTGCTTCAGTGCACAGGAAGTGGGGCAGCTGCGAGCGCTGCGTGCCGTGTTCCGGAGCCAGCAGCAG gatggtggAGTGCAGTCTTCAGCCTGA
- the LOC105488418 gene encoding jerky protein homolog isoform X2 has protein sequence MASKPAAGKSGGEKRKRVVLTLKEKIDICTRLEKGESRKALMQEYNVGMSTLYDIRAHKAQLLRFFASSDSNKALEQRRTLHTPKLEHLDRVLYEWFLGKRSEGVPVSGPMLIEKAKDFYEQMQLTEPCVFSGGWLWRFKARHGIKKLDASSEKQAADHQAAEQFCGFFRSLAAEHGLSPEQVYNADETGLFWRCLPNPTPEGGAVPGLKQSKDRLTVLMCANATGSHRLKPLAVGKCSSPRAFKGIQHLPVAYKAQGSAWVDKEIFSDWFHHIFVPSVREHFRTIGLPEDSKAVLLLDSSRAHPQEAELVSSNVFTIFLPASVASLVQPMEQGIWRDFMRNFISPPTPLQGPHARYNVNDAIFSMACAWNAIPSHVFRRAWRKLWPSVVFAEGSSSEEEVEAEHFQAKPHNTSFAHILELVKEGSSCPSQLRQRQAAGWGVAGREAEGGQPPAAMLPAEVVWGSEKTPKADQDGGGDPGEGEEAAWEQAAVAFDAVLRFAERQPCFSAQEVGQLRALRAVFRSQQQDMTLHNLLKMRFSNNSGPNCTGINHPSHERADKT, from the exons ATGGCCTCCAAGCCGGCTGCCGGGAAGAGCGGAGGGGAGAAGCGGAAGAGGGTGGTGCTGACGCTGAAGGAGAAGATTGACATCTGTACGCGCCTGGAGAAGGGCGAGAGCCGGAAGGCACTGATGCAGGAGTACAACGTGGGCATGTCCACCCTCTACGACATCAGGGCCCACAAGGCACAGCTGCTTCGGTTCTTCGCCAGCTCGGACTCCAACAAGGCACTGGAGCAGCGGCGCACGCTGCACACGCCCAAGCTGGAGCACCTGGACCGCGTCCTGTACGAGTGGTTCCTGGGGAAGCGTTCCGAGGGCGTCCCTGTGTCAGGCCCCATGCTCATCGAGAAGGCCAAGGACTTCTACGAGCAGATGCAGCTCACTGAGCCCTGTGTGTTCTCTGGAGGGTGGCTTTGGCGCTTTAAGGCCAGACACGGCATTAAAAAGCTAGATGCATCCAGTGAGAAGCAGGCAGCCGACCACCAGGCCGCGGAGCAGTTCTGTGGGTTTTTCAGGAGCTTGGCTGCCGAGCACGGGCTGTCCCCCGAGCAGGTTTACAACGCTGATGAGACCGGCCTTTTCTGGCGGTGCCTGCCAAATCCCACTCCAGAAGGCGGggccgtgcctggcctcaagcagagCAAGGACCGGCTGACCGTGCTGATGTGTGCCAACGCCACAGGCTCCCACAGGCTCAAGCCCTTGGCCGTCGGGAAATGCAGCAGCCCCAGGGCTTTCAAAGGCATCCAGCACCTGCCTGTCGCCTATAAGGCCCAGGGGAGCGCCTGGGTGGACAAGGAGATTTTTTCCGATTGGTTCCATCATATCTTTGTGCCCTCGGTGAGAGAGCACTTCAGAACCATAGGTTTGCCGGAAGACAGCAAGGCCGTTCTCTTGCTGGACAGCTCCCGGGCTCACCCGCAGGAGGCCGAGCTGGTGTCCAGTAACGTTTTCACCATCTTCCTGCCTGCCAGCGTGGCCTCATtggtgcagcccatggagcagggCATTTGGAGAGACTTCATGAGGAACTTCATTAGCCCTCCGACCCCCCTCCAGGGCCCTCACGCCCGCTACAATGTGAATGATGCCATATTCAGCATGGCCTGTGCCTGGAACGCAATTCCCAGTCACGTCTTCAGGCGGGCCTGGAGGAAGCTGTGGCCATCAGTTGTGTTTGCTGAAGGCTCCTCTtctgaggaggaggtggaggcagagcaCTTCCAAGCGAAGCCCCACAACACATCCTTTGCGCACATCCTGGAGCTTGTGAAGGAAGGCTCCTCCTGCCCGAGCCAGCTTCGCCAGCGCCAGGCCGCCGGCTGGGGTGTAGCAGGAAGGGAGGCAGAAGGGGGACAACCCCCTGCTGCCATGTTGCCAGCAGAGGTTGTGTGGGGTTCAGAAAAGACTCCGAAAGCTGACCAAGACGGTGGAGGAGATCCTGGTGAGGGTGAGGAGGCGGCTTGGGAGCAGGCAGCTGTGGCCTTCGATGCGGTCCTGCGCTTTGCGGAGCGGCAGCCGTGCTTCAGTGCACAGGAAGTGGGGCAGCTGCGAGCGCTGCGTGCCGTGTTCCGGAGCCAGCAGCAG GACATGACACTTCACAACCTTCTAAAAATGAGGTTTTCTAATAACTCCGGACCTAACTGTACAGGAATAAACCATCCTAGCCATGAGAGAGCAGACAaaacctga
- the LOC105488418 gene encoding jerky protein homolog isoform X1: protein MASKPAAGKSGGEKRKRVVLTLKEKIDICTRLEKGESRKALMQEYNVGMSTLYDIRAHKAQLLRFFASSDSNKALEQRRTLHTPKLEHLDRVLYEWFLGKRSEGVPVSGPMLIEKAKDFYEQMQLTEPCVFSGGWLWRFKARHGIKKLDASSEKQAADHQAAEQFCGFFRSLAAEHGLSPEQVYNADETGLFWRCLPNPTPEGGAVPGLKQSKDRLTVLMCANATGSHRLKPLAVGKCSSPRAFKGIQHLPVAYKAQGSAWVDKEIFSDWFHHIFVPSVREHFRTIGLPEDSKAVLLLDSSRAHPQEAELVSSNVFTIFLPASVASLVQPMEQGIWRDFMRNFISPPTPLQGPHARYNVNDAIFSMACAWNAIPSHVFRRAWRKLWPSVVFAEGSSSEEEVEAEHFQAKPHNTSFAHILELVKEGSSCPSQLRQRQAAGWGVAGREAEGGQPPAAMLPAEVVWGSEKTPKADQDGGGDPGEGEEAAWEQAAVAFDAVLRFAERQPCFSAQEVGQLRALRAVFRSQQQVRRWRGALGAVVKVEALQEGPGGCGATAHSPLPCSSTAGDN, encoded by the coding sequence ATGGCCTCCAAGCCGGCTGCCGGGAAGAGCGGAGGGGAGAAGCGGAAGAGGGTGGTGCTGACGCTGAAGGAGAAGATTGACATCTGTACGCGCCTGGAGAAGGGCGAGAGCCGGAAGGCACTGATGCAGGAGTACAACGTGGGCATGTCCACCCTCTACGACATCAGGGCCCACAAGGCACAGCTGCTTCGGTTCTTCGCCAGCTCGGACTCCAACAAGGCACTGGAGCAGCGGCGCACGCTGCACACGCCCAAGCTGGAGCACCTGGACCGCGTCCTGTACGAGTGGTTCCTGGGGAAGCGTTCCGAGGGCGTCCCTGTGTCAGGCCCCATGCTCATCGAGAAGGCCAAGGACTTCTACGAGCAGATGCAGCTCACTGAGCCCTGTGTGTTCTCTGGAGGGTGGCTTTGGCGCTTTAAGGCCAGACACGGCATTAAAAAGCTAGATGCATCCAGTGAGAAGCAGGCAGCCGACCACCAGGCCGCGGAGCAGTTCTGTGGGTTTTTCAGGAGCTTGGCTGCCGAGCACGGGCTGTCCCCCGAGCAGGTTTACAACGCTGATGAGACCGGCCTTTTCTGGCGGTGCCTGCCAAATCCCACTCCAGAAGGCGGggccgtgcctggcctcaagcagagCAAGGACCGGCTGACCGTGCTGATGTGTGCCAACGCCACAGGCTCCCACAGGCTCAAGCCCTTGGCCGTCGGGAAATGCAGCAGCCCCAGGGCTTTCAAAGGCATCCAGCACCTGCCTGTCGCCTATAAGGCCCAGGGGAGCGCCTGGGTGGACAAGGAGATTTTTTCCGATTGGTTCCATCATATCTTTGTGCCCTCGGTGAGAGAGCACTTCAGAACCATAGGTTTGCCGGAAGACAGCAAGGCCGTTCTCTTGCTGGACAGCTCCCGGGCTCACCCGCAGGAGGCCGAGCTGGTGTCCAGTAACGTTTTCACCATCTTCCTGCCTGCCAGCGTGGCCTCATtggtgcagcccatggagcagggCATTTGGAGAGACTTCATGAGGAACTTCATTAGCCCTCCGACCCCCCTCCAGGGCCCTCACGCCCGCTACAATGTGAATGATGCCATATTCAGCATGGCCTGTGCCTGGAACGCAATTCCCAGTCACGTCTTCAGGCGGGCCTGGAGGAAGCTGTGGCCATCAGTTGTGTTTGCTGAAGGCTCCTCTtctgaggaggaggtggaggcagagcaCTTCCAAGCGAAGCCCCACAACACATCCTTTGCGCACATCCTGGAGCTTGTGAAGGAAGGCTCCTCCTGCCCGAGCCAGCTTCGCCAGCGCCAGGCCGCCGGCTGGGGTGTAGCAGGAAGGGAGGCAGAAGGGGGACAACCCCCTGCTGCCATGTTGCCAGCAGAGGTTGTGTGGGGTTCAGAAAAGACTCCGAAAGCTGACCAAGACGGTGGAGGAGATCCTGGTGAGGGTGAGGAGGCGGCTTGGGAGCAGGCAGCTGTGGCCTTCGATGCGGTCCTGCGCTTTGCGGAGCGGCAGCCGTGCTTCAGTGCACAGGAAGTGGGGCAGCTGCGAGCGCTGCGTGCCGTGTTCCGGAGCCAGCAGCAGGTGAGGAGGTGGCGTGGCGCCCTCGGGGCTGTGGTCAAGGTTGAAGCCCTCCAGGAGGGCCCTGGTGGCTGCGGGGCCACGGCTCACTCTCCCTTGCCCTGCTCATCCACAGCAGGTGACAACTGA